A stretch of DNA from Cryptomeria japonica chromosome 4, Sugi_1.0, whole genome shotgun sequence:
gtactgatattctaatcataagtttgtatgttgataatCTATTGTATGTGGGTAGTaattctaagatgaaagatgaattaaaAGTTGCTATGATGAATGAATTTGAGTTGGGAGATCTTGGtctcatgaaatattttctaggaatggaggtttattaaagtaaggatgagatttttatttgtcaaacaaagtatgcatggGATATGCTAAAGAAATTTGATATAACTGCTTGTAACCTTGACTCTACTCCAAGTGTTCATGGAGTTGTGTTGTGTACAGATGATGttgttgatttagttgatgagacagcttacaaaagtattgtggggagcttgatatTTCTAACCCACACAAGGCTTGGTATTGCCTATTAAGCTTCACTTGTTTCAAGGATATGAAagatccatctgaaatacatatgaaagcagccaagaggattttgaggtatgtgaaagggactTCAAagtttggtattcattactactcttttgAAAAGTTCACTCTTGTAGgatttagtgattcagattggagAGGTAATATGGATGACCGTAAGTCCACATCTGAAaattgtttctcttttggttctggtttgattacatggagctcaaaaaagcaaagcattgttgccctctcatccaCAGAAGCAGAGTCTGTTGCAATTACCTCAATAGGTagacaagctctttggctcagaaaatttttggaagaaattggagaaaagcaaatTCAACCTACAgtgatttattgtgacaatgtgagcgCCATGAAATTAGCAAAGAATCTGGTTCATTACAGTAGAACAATgcattttgatatgaaatatcacttcattGGGGGTTTGGTACAGAAGATGGaagttgaattgaagcacatcaacactcaggatcagctagcagatatattcccGAAGCCAGTTGCAAAGGCTCAGTTTTTGTCtctacaaaataatattgtgagccctctcagcatcaagggggagtatgaagATAGTTGATGTTGTTCATGCAGCTTCGAGCTTAACCACTTTTTTTGGCTTCAGCTGTCAAACACAAAATCACAGTCATGCATTGACTCTTAAATCCACCGTAGTATTTTCCATTCACCAAATTCTTTAGTCACCACTCACCGCATGCTCTATATTTAGACTTATATTGTAGTTTGTAGTTTTTTTTCAAGATTTGCATGAGTTTGTTATTCCGTTAGGGTTCTTGCAAATAAAGCACGCTATGCATGCACTTAGACTATTCTTAGATTAGAACTTTCTTTAGAACTGTTGGTTTCTTTTCACCTAATATTGCATGTTGTGCATGCTTTTTTCAGAACTTTCGAATTCCATTTTTAGAGGCACTggaaaagtatttatttaatagttttgtATTTTTGGATCAAGCAACTATAATAAAATTCTTTGTTTTAAACAGAGCTCTCTGTAGTAATAAGGcagagttttatttattttttcgatTTTGGCTGAGATAAACAATGGTATTAGTTATTATTGTGATAATTTGGTTTCGCTGCTAATTGTTTTTTCTATCAAGAATATTTATGTCTAATAGGTGGCTGGCTCTAGGAACAGGTCTCGATTCAGATTCTACAGTTTTGTATACAGACTGCTGAGTGATACTCTCTTTGATTGGCTggcataataataaaaaattcaaatgttATGATTCCTGCAGCaattataatgttttattttttataaagtcTCAAAAGTTCCCTCGTTTAAAATCTATTTGTTTTGTACGAAATATACACATAAGAGAGCGTGTGTTGTGTAACTGGTTTGTCTTCGTAAACAAACAATAAATTAAAAGTACTAACTAAAATTATGGAGAAATAGGTATACCTTTTCTTCTACAGCGGTTTCAAAAGATTTGATATCTGTAATTCTGGTTGATTGTGCCATGTTTTGCCCCCTTGCTTTGATCAGAGGATCAAGAACTACGATCTCTTTTTCCGGCTTATATGCGATCAATGCTGCGCCTTCAAGTGCTTTGAGCTCCATCGCTCCAACAACAAATTCCACACGTCTACGACTCTCTCCATCAAGGAAACAGCAAATGTCTAAAAATGCTTCTTGGATGGGTTTATCAAGCTCCTTGAATACCAAATCCACCAAGCATTCGCTGAGtttattttctttaatttcatCCCCTTTCTTCAAAGCATTTAGTATCAGACTACAATTCTCCACCTTGTACTCCTGATTTTCCAAATGAGCACCAACAATCTGTAGAACAAGAGGTACTCCATTGCAAATTTTCAGGATCCTGACAAAATCGCCTGTGTCAAGAGGGGGATTATTTGTTCCGTTCCAAAGAATTTTCTCGGCATCACTTTTTAGGAGAGGTTTGACAAGATATTCATGGCGAAACCTTTTCCTAAACATATACATTGCATTCAAGTTTCTTGTTGTTAAAAGAAGTCTGATATTCTTGCCAGAGAGTTCCAAGTGTTCTGGCAAAAGCTTTTTGAGATCATCTGACCGAAGAGCATTGTCAATAAACAGAAAGACCGGCTTATTCGTTTCCTTAAAAGCCTCTGTTAATAATTCCCTACCCTCTTGTTCATTTCTCAATTTTATTTTTCTGGAGTTGTACTGGGGGAAGGCATCGTTCAAAATCTGCTCCTGCATCTTTTTGATGTCATTTTTCTGTGGATCTGTATCCATTACAATTCTGGTATGGTTGTAGCTGTCCAGATTTAATCTTGAATATACAGCATTGGCAATGAATGTCTTGCCAATTCCACCAAGACCATAAATGATCACAGCCCTGAATGACAAATCTTTTGGTTCCATGTCCAGCAAATTCTCTACTTCTGTGTAGCGTTCTACAATTCCAACAGTAAGAAATGCAAAAATTTGTAAGAAGGTATAATAGAATACTCAAACAAAAATTTTAAGAGTTTAATTCACTAAGAGCTTTTGAGATAAATTTTTAAGAccgattaaatatttttaaataaaatgtgTTAAAATTAGTTGTTTTTAATCGTGTGCATTCCAAGCTGTAGTGAACAATAAATATTTTTAACAAAATATCTATTTTAATAGATAAAATAATAAATAGTTATATATTTTAGtaaataaaatagtaaaaaatatttttGAGATAATTATGTAGTGATTAAAATAATTTTGAGGATATATTGGTGTATTTATGTAGTTAattatcatagatatctcaaatgtATATATTCAATACATATTTACTATTTcttcatatttaaaaaataaaatattaatatatatatagatataagataaAGGGTCTCATGTATTTCTCCTTTTAACTTTACATGTAATAAATtgtataatatttttcattttaaaaagaAGTAGTTTTTGTTAATGGTGGGAAATTAAAGTAGTTTCCATAGTATGCTATTATTTACCATTGTTATTAGTTTAACCATAGGTCCTAGTGATCTAATAGGTCAACAATGGTTCACTTGCCTAAATAGTCTACAATTTAAATCAATAATAGGCTATGAGGCAACAAAcatttattataattaaatcacAATTGGTCACAACAATAACAAGAAGACATTATCAAGATGGACCTCGATGATAGTGGGGTTCTGTTGATGACCCTGAATATGAACCTGTCGATGATAAGGATAAGTTGGTCACTCCTGAGATGCACGGAAGCAAGAAACCCCAGATGGGCTGCTAGTAAATACAAGACCAACAACAAGTTGATCTCCAAGGCCAAACCCCTCACCAAAGACAAAAAACTGCTGGTGAAGGAACATAGCCCAAAGACTACAGAACAAGGGCTCAAACTGGACATCCCGATCACTATCCAGAAGGATAATCATGGGAATGATGGTAGTCTAATGAATCTTGTCATGGAAGCCACCAGAAGCCAGAAGCACTGCTGGGAATGGGTAATTGACACCCTCAAAATGGGGATTAAGGAAATTGTTGACATTTTCATTGCTTCCCCTGAACCCAGCAACCCGGAAAAACTCATGCTCATGACCCAAAACCTCTCTCAGAATGTTGAGTTCATAAAATGTAATCATGAATAGAGGATCGAcaaggtggaacaatccatggctgagattaagaaaaatctcaagaatctaATCGACATtagcaaagaagccatgaacaacagcaTTGAGGGGCTGGAAAAGATTAACAAGATGGTTGTTGATTACAGATCCTCCCACAGTGACCTGGTGAAAGATCTTGGAAGAGATGAGGTGACCGCTGGAGACATCAAAACCACTGGACCTAGTTCGAGAACAAGGAGAAGaagcagcaacaagggtaccttCAAATTCATCATGGAGGAACTTGAGGAAATCAACAGGATTTCCATTCAAAAGAACAAAGATCTGGTGCTATCGCTCAACTGAGagattttttgctttttcttgtTTGTGTTTTTTGTCTCTGTTTTTGTTTGGGGTTATCTCCTGTTTTGATGTTGTTTCTTGCCCGACTG
This window harbors:
- the LOC131034394 gene encoding TMV resistance protein N-like isoform X2 produces the protein MASCSSPPTLTEVKKCFADVDSTALNEFIDTIKKILETKMASNYEIDNPSTSFESTNEWNLLILSGKTFWCFLDPQEQFGQTVDLFQSRTQVLSVISSILEGLGQIHWAVAGLSMIGYLLKKVGPLSNNRDDCLQLLQYMLDIVYHMNKLRRLFPEEKEKLKSALVIIVKGSMLCAKQLSCNAHFSYLKVSLDSTSLSSLLSEMNAFYRDFLLTTQIAALEGQPQRMPIKKPDSTANEERYTEVENLLDMEPKDLSFRAVIIYGLGGIGKTFIANAVYSRLNLDSYNHTRIVMDTDPQKNDIKKMQEQILNDAFPQYNSRKIKLRNEQEGRELLTEAFKETNKPVFLFIDNALRSDDLKKLLPEHLELSGKNIRLLLTTRNLNAMYMFRKRFRHEYLVKPLLKSDAEKILWNGTNNPPLDTGDFVRILKICNGVPLVLQIVGAHLENQEYKVENCSLILNALKKGDEIKENKLSECLVDLVFKELDKPIQEAFLDICCFLDGESRRRVEFVVGAMELKALEGAALIAYKPEKEIVVLDPLIKARGQNMAQSTRITDIKSFETAVEEKRLQNIKGISLSGNRGSDYELKTEDLDSMSKTLRVFILKRTSTGRKFQNK